A single Eubalaena glacialis isolate mEubGla1 chromosome 18, mEubGla1.1.hap2.+ XY, whole genome shotgun sequence DNA region contains:
- the LOC133079015 gene encoding chymotrypsinogen B-like, with protein MAFLWVVLGFFLFGSSFGCGVPTIDPVLSGLSRIVNGEDAVPGSWPWQVSLQTSSGFHFCGGSLISEDWVVTAAHCGVRKSHLVVAGVSDHGSEEEAVQVLRVAEVFEHPLWNLRTVRNDIALLKLATPASLSGTVSTVCLPSANTSFPAGSLCATTGWGKTRYNALETPDRLQQATLPIVSNADCRKYWGSKVTDVMICAGASGVSSCMGDSGGPLVCQKDGAWTLVGIVSWGSSRCGPFSPGVYTRVTKFIPWVLGVLEAN; from the exons ATGGCCTTTCTCTGGGTTGTCCTTGGCTTCTTCCTCTTTGGCAGCAGCTTCG GCTGCGGGGTCCCCACCATCGACCCTGTGCTGAGTGGCCTGTCCAGGATCGTCAATGGGGAGGACGCTGTCCCCGGCTCCTGGCCCTGGCAGGTGTCCCTGCAG ACCAGCTCCGGCTTCCACTTCTGCGGGGGCTCCCTCATCAGCGAGGACTGGGTGGTCACTGCCGCCCACTGCGGGGTCAG GAAGAGTCACCTCGTGGTGGCCGGGGTATCTGATCACGGCTCCGAGGAGGAGGCAGTCCAGGTGCTGAGGGTCGCTGAG GTCTTTGAACACCCCCTGTGGAACCTGCGCACGGTCCGAAACGACATCGCCCTGCTGAAGCTGGCCACGCCCGCGAGCCTCTCTGGGACCGTGTCCACCGTGTGCCTGCCCAGCGCCAACACCAGCTTCCCTGCGGGCTCCCTGTGCGCCACCACGGGCTGGGGCAAGACCCGGTACAACG CTCTCGAGACCCCCGACAGGCTGCAGCAGGCGACCCTGCCCATCGTGTCCAACGCCGACTGCAGGAAGTACTGGGGCAGCAAGGTCACCGACGTGATGATCTGTGCGGGCGCCAGCGGCGTCTCCTCCTGCATG GGTGACTCTGGTGGCCCCCTCGTCTGCCAGAAGGATGGAGCCTGGACCCTGGTGGGCATCGTGTCCTGGGGCAGCAGCCGGTGTGGCCCGTTCTCACCAGGCGTGTACACCCGGGTCACCAAGTTTATTCCCTGGGTTCTCGGAGTTCTAGAGGCCAACTGA
- the LOC133078339 gene encoding chymotrypsinogen 2 gives MTFLWLLSCCALLGTAFGCGVPAIDPVLSGLSKIVNGEDAVPGSWPWQVSLQDSTGFHFCGGSLISKDWVVTAAHCGVRTSHLVVAGEFDQGSDAEDIQVLKIAKVFKNPRYNTYSKNDDITLLKLATPARFSKTVSAVCLPRANDNFPAGMLCATTGWGLTKHTNANTPDRLQQATLPLLSNTNCKQYWGSKITNSMVCAGASGISSCMGDSGGPLVCRKNRAWTLVGIVSWGSSTCSTSRPGVYARVTALIPWVQQILAAN, from the exons ATGACCTTCCTCTGGCTTCTCTCCTGCTGCGCCCTCCTGGGCACGGCCTTTG GCTGCGGGGTCCCTGCCATCGACCCTGTGCTGAGCGGCCTGTCCAAGATTGTCAATGGGGAGGACGCTGTCCCCGGCTCCTGGCCCTGGCAGGTGTCCCTGCAG GACAGCACCGGCTTCCACTTCTGCGGGGGCTCCCTCATCAGCAAGGACTGGGTGGTCACCGCCGCCCACTGCGGGGTCAG AACCTCCCATCTGGTCGTGGCCGGGGAGTTTGACCAGGGCTCAGATGCCGAGGACATCCAGGTGTTGAAGATTGCCAAG GTTTTCAAGAACCCCAGGTACAACACGTACAGCAAAAACGACGACATCACCCTGCTGAAGCTGGCCACGCCTGCACGCTTCTCCAAGACCGTGTCCGCCGTGTGCCTGCCCAGAGCTAACGATAACTTCCCCGCCGGGATGCTGTGCGCCACGACCGGCTGGGGCCTGACCAAACACACCA ATGCCAACACCCCCGACAGGCTGCAGCAGGCGACTCTGCCCCTCCTGTCCAACACCAACTGCAAGCAATACTGGGGCAGCAAGATCACCAACAGCATGGTCTGCGCCGGCGCCAGCGGCATCTCCTCCTGCATG GGCGACTCTGGTGGCCCCCTGGTCTGCCGGAAGAATAGAGCCTGGACCCTGGTGGGCATCGTGTCCTGGGGCAGCAGCACGTGCTCCACCTCCAGACCCGGCGTGTATGCCCGCGTCACTGCACTCATCCCCTGGGTGCAGCAGATCCTGGCAGCCAACTGA